Proteins encoded within one genomic window of Chlorobaculum sp. MV4-Y:
- a CDS encoding aminotransferase class I/II-fold pyridoxal phosphate-dependent enzyme — protein sequence MSGGVTNTGQVEQPIVADIALELAKLKAKQRFRSIPATGERSGRFVTVDGRKLLNLSSNDYLSLGTDRELFSSFIAQIRDDRFDDGRYAMTSSSSRLLTGHHPVCDQLESAIAAAYGSEAALVFNSGYHANTGILPALATRHDLILSDRLNHASIIDGLRISDADYRRFRHADYEHLEEQLETAARERYRQIFIITESVFSMDGDLADLRRLVKLKRRYGAVLIVDEAHGVGVFGERGLGLCEALGVTKEIDIIVGTFGKSFASAGAYAVMRGLFREYLVNTMRTLIFTTALPPMALSWSLATFTKQLGMEREREHLLRLSATLRDRLREAGFDVPGQSHIVPVVLGEDRKAVAMTGALREAGFHALPVRPPTVPENSSRLRFSLRADLTSDDIAALTETMKKGAV from the coding sequence ATGAGCGGCGGAGTTACGAACACGGGCCAGGTCGAGCAGCCGATTGTGGCCGACATCGCGCTGGAGCTTGCGAAGCTCAAGGCGAAACAGCGCTTCCGCTCCATTCCCGCCACCGGCGAGCGGAGCGGGCGGTTCGTCACCGTTGACGGGCGCAAGCTGCTGAACCTCTCCTCGAACGACTATCTCAGCCTCGGAACTGATCGCGAGCTGTTCAGCTCGTTCATCGCACAGATTCGGGATGATCGGTTCGACGACGGACGGTACGCCATGACCAGCTCCTCGTCGCGCCTGCTGACTGGCCACCACCCGGTCTGCGACCAGCTCGAATCGGCGATTGCCGCCGCCTACGGCAGCGAAGCGGCGCTCGTTTTCAACAGCGGCTACCACGCCAACACCGGTATTCTGCCCGCGCTCGCCACCCGCCACGACCTGATCCTCAGCGACCGGCTCAACCACGCCAGCATCATCGACGGCCTACGGATCTCGGACGCCGATTACCGCCGCTTCCGCCACGCCGATTATGAGCACCTCGAAGAGCAGCTCGAAACCGCCGCCAGAGAGCGCTACCGGCAGATTTTCATCATCACCGAATCGGTCTTCAGCATGGACGGCGACCTTGCCGACCTGCGCCGTCTGGTCAAGCTGAAGCGTCGTTACGGCGCGGTGCTGATCGTGGACGAAGCGCACGGCGTCGGCGTCTTCGGCGAGCGGGGCCTCGGCCTCTGCGAAGCGCTCGGCGTGACGAAGGAGATCGACATCATCGTCGGCACCTTCGGCAAGTCATTCGCCTCCGCCGGGGCCTACGCTGTCATGCGCGGCCTCTTCCGGGAATACCTCGTCAACACGATGCGCACGCTCATCTTCACCACCGCCCTGCCGCCGATGGCCCTGAGCTGGAGCCTTGCGACCTTCACGAAGCAGCTCGGAATGGAGCGGGAGCGCGAGCACCTGCTCCGTCTCTCAGCAACCTTGCGCGACCGGCTCCGCGAGGCGGGATTCGACGTGCCCGGCCAGAGCCACATCGTGCCGGTGGTGCTGGGCGAAGACCGCAAAGCGGTCGCGATGACCGGAGCATTGCGCGAAGCGGGCTTCCATGCCCTGCCGGTGCGCCCGCCGACGGTGCCCGAAAACAGCTCTCGGCTGCGCTTTTCACTCCGCGCCGACCTGACGAGCGACGACATCGCCGCCCTCACGGAAACCATGAAAAAGGGCGCGGTATGA